A window of Oncorhynchus tshawytscha isolate Ot180627B linkage group LG10, Otsh_v2.0, whole genome shotgun sequence contains these coding sequences:
- the LOC112260180 gene encoding kinesin-like protein KIF1A isoform X7, translating into MAGASVKVAVRVRPFNSREIGKDSKCIIQMSGNTTTIINPKQPKENKSYNFDYSYWSHTTPEDINYHSQKQVYKDIGEEMLLHAFEGYNVCIFAYGQTGSGKSYTMMGKQDQKDQQGIIPLLCEDLFTKISDSNKENSLSYSVEVSYMEIYCERVRDLLNPKNKGNLRVREHPLMGPYVEDLSKLAVTSYNDIQDLMESGNKARTVAATNMNETSSRSHAVFNIIFTQKKHDMDSENTSEKVSKISLVDLAGSERADSTGAKGTRLKEGANINKSLTTLGKVISALAEVDSAPNKNKKKKKVESHIPYRDSVLTWLLRENLGGNSRTAMVAALSPADINYDETLSTLRYADRAKQIRCNAVINEDPNNRLVRELKEEVCRLKDLLYAQGLGDIIDTYRCPDPVIAGLKTFQPGDYAANLCDYKNFVNNRQAVNQTGDLSTVTNAMTGMSPSPSLSALSSRAGSMANLHDRIFSPASEEAIERLKETEKIIAELNETWEEKLRRTEDIRMQREALLAEMGVAMREDGGTVGVFSPKKTPHLVNLNEDPLMSECLLYYIKDGTTKVGRDDARSRQDIVLSGHFIQDEHCTFSSTAGSGGEGNVILEPCEGAEIYVNGKLVTTPTLLRSGNRIIMGKSHVFRFNDPEQARQERERTPCAETPVEPVDWAFAQRELLEKQGIDMKQEMESRLQELEDQYRREREEASNLLEQQRLDYESKLEALQKQVDRNSRYLESPDEEEEPEEEVFPIVPWTKREMELASWAFRKWRFYQFTSLRDLLWGNAIFLKEANAISVELKKKVQFQFVLLTDTLYSPLPPDLLPPSVAMEREKRPFPSTIVAVEVQDQKNGATHYWTLEKLRQRLDLMREMYDRAAEVPSSTVEDCDQALTGGDPFYDRFPWFRLVGRAFVYLSNLLYPVPLVHRVAIVSEKGEVKGFLRVAVQAISADEEAPDYGSGVRQSGTAKISFEDQQFEKFQTESCSGGMSHSNTSHEELRFVEGEGQNSDVGADPDEVNNNTCADLSPVTATPEVPRSPLKGGLGLELPLEKALSHLHIGSTFTFRVTVLQASSISAEYADIFCQFKNDSILSWFKQTKFSCFIHRHDEAFSTEPLKNTGRGPPLGFYHVQNITVEVTKSFVEYIKTQPIVFEVFGHYQKHPFPPLCKDLISSHFYFSPLRPSRRQFPRVMPLSKPVPATKLNTLTRSTAGPCHSKYDLMAFFEICELEANGDYIPSVVDHRGGMPCHGTFLLHQGIQRRITVTIAHETGNDVEWKEVKELVVGRIRNTPEADETIIDPNILSLNILSAGYIWPSYNDNMSLGVDHRTFYRFEAAWDSSMHNSLLLNRVTPYGEKIYITLSAYLEMENCTQPTVITKDFCMVFYSRDAKLPASRSIRNLFSTGCLRPSESNRVTGVYEVSLCHVADAGSPGMQRRRRRVLDTSVAYVRGEENLAGWRPRSDSLILDHQWELEKLSLLQEVEKTRHYLLLREKLEATLAVGQDALCKSGDLSDFAKSPILSHCLGGSPALESPSQRQRELAAKCLRLLMHTFNREYSQLSEMSASLMSPSSSSLSTLTPSSTCPSLVERHYDIRHTEPSSGASSPDLDPFSPVDKKRTLGRGCTFVPDIQEIRVSPIVSKKGYLHFLEPHTSGWVKRYVVVRRPYVYLYRNERDSVERSVINLSSAQVEYSEDKQTLLRTPNTFAVCTEHRGILLQASNDKEMHDWLYAFNPLLAGTIRSKLSRRKSGQRM; encoded by the exons ATGGCGGGGGCTTCAGTGAAGGTGGCCGTCCGGGTCCGTCCCTTCAACTCTCGAGAGATCGGGAAGGACAGCAAGTGCATCATCCAGATGTCAGGGAACACCACAA CAATCATAAACCCCAAACAGCCGAAGGAGAACAAGAGCTATAACTTCGACTACTCTTACTGGTCACACACAACA CCAGAGGACATCAACTATCATTCCCAGAAGCAGGTGTACAAGGACATTGGGGAGGAGATGTTGCTGCATGCCTTTGAGGGATACAATGTTTGTATCTTTGCCTATGGCCAGACTGGATCTGGGAAGAGCTACACCATGATGGGCAAGCAGGACCAGAAGGATCAGCAAGGCATCATCCCTCTG CTGTGTGAGGACCTATTCACCAAGATAAGTGACAGCAATAAGGAAAACAGCTTGTCCTACTCTGTGGAG GTGAGCTACATGGAGATCTACTGTGAGCGTGTGCGGGACCTGCTGAACCCGAAGAACAAGGGGAACCTGCGTGTGAGAGAGCACCCCTTGATGGGGCCCTACGTGGAGGACCTGTCCAAGCTGGCCGTTACCTCCTACAATGACATCCAGGACCTCATGGAGTCTGGCAACAAGGCCAG GACGGTGGCAGCCACCAACATGAACGAGACCAGCAGCCGCTCTCATGCTGTCTTCAACATCATCTTCACGCAGAAGAAACACGACATGGATTCAGAAAACACATCTGAGAAG GTGAGCAAGATCAGCCTGGTGGATCTGGCTGGGAGTGAGAGAGCAGACTCTACAGGAGCCAAAGGAACCAGGCTGAAG GAAGGAGCAAATATCAATAAATCTTTGACCACACTGGGGAAAGTCATCTCTGCATTAGCTGAAGTG GACTCAGCACCAAATAAG aacaagaagaagaagaaggtggAGAGCCACATCCCCTATAGAGACTCAGTGCTGACCTGGCTTCTTAGAGAGAATCTGG GAGGTAACTCTCGCACCGCCATGGTGGCAGCCCTCAGCCCTGCTGACATCAACTATGACGAGACCCTGAGCACCCTCAG GTATGCTGACCGCGCCAAACAGATCCGCTGTAACGCCGTCATCAACGAGGACCCCAACAACCGTCTGGTGCGTGagctgaaggaggaggtgtgcCGACTCAAGGATCTCCTCTACGCCCAGGGCCTGGGAGATATCATAGACA cGTATCGATGTCCCGATCCTGTGATAGCTGGTTTGAAAA CCTTTCAGCCTGGAGATTATGCTGCAA ACTTGTGCGATTACAAGAACTTTGTCAATAATCGCCAGGCTGTCAATCAAACGGGTGATCTATCCACAGTGACCAATGCCATGACTGGGATGagcccttccccctctctctccgccctgTCCAGCCGTGCGGGCTCCATGGCAAACCTGCATGACCGCATCTTCAGCCCTGCCTCTGAGGAGGCCATAGAGAGACTCAag GAAACAGAGAAAATCATTGCTGAGCTTAATGAGACATGGGAGGAGAAGCTGCGCCGTACTGAAGATATCCGGATGCAGAG GGAGGCCCTACTGGCTGAGATGGGTGTGGCCATGAGAGAAGATGGAGGCACCGTGGGCGTGTTCTCCCCCAAGAAG ACCCCTCACCTGGTGAACCTGAATGAGGACCCACTGATGTCTGAGTGCTTACTCTACTACATCAAAGATGGGACCACCAA GGTTGGACGTGACGACGCCAGAAGTCGCCAGGACATTGTGCTCAGTGGCCATTTTATCCAAGACGAGCACTGCACCTTCAGTAGCACCGCAGGCTCCGGCGGAGAAG GGAATGTCATCCTGGAGCCCTGCGAGGGGGCTGAGATCTACGTCAACGGGAAACTGGTGACCACGCCTACTCTGCTTCGTTCAG GAAATCGCATTATCATGGGGAAGAGCCATGTGTTCCGCTTCAATGACCCGGAGCAGGCGCGGCAGGAGCGGGAGAGGACGCCCTGCGCCGAGACCCCCGTGGAGCCCGTGGACTGGGCCTTCGCCCAGAGAGAGCTGCTGGAGAAACAGGGCATCGACATGAAGCAGGAGATGGAGTCAAG GCTTCAAGAGTTAGAAGATCAATACCGCCGAGAACGAGAGGAGGCCAGTAACCTTCTGGAACAACAGAGACTG GACTATGAGAGTAAACTGGAAGCCCTGCAGAAACAGGTGGACAGAAACTCCCGTTACCTGGAGTCCCCAGACGAAGAAGAGGAGCCTGAGGAGGAAG TTTTTCCCATAGTTCCGTGGACAAAGCGTGAGATGGAGCTTGCATCCTGGGCGTTCCGTAAGTGGCGTTTCTACCAGTTCACCTCCCTCAGGGACCTGCTGTGGGGCAATGCCATCTTCCTCAAGGAAGCCAACGCCATCAGTGTGGAGCTCAAGAAGAAG GTCCAGTTCCAGTTTGTGCTCCTGACAGACACACTGTACTCCCCGTTGCCCCCGGACCTGCTGCCCCCCAGCGTGGCCATGGAGCGGGAGAAACGGCCCTTCCCCAGCACCATCGTAGCTGTGGAGGTCCAGGACCAGAAGAACGGGGCCACACATTACTGGACCCTGGAGAAActcag ACAGAGGCTGGACCTGATGAGGGAGATGTACGACCGTGCGGCGGAGGTTCCTAGCAGCACTGTGGAGGACTGTGACCAGGCTCTGACTGGAGGAGACCCCTTTTATGACCGCTTCCCATGGTTCCGTCTGGTGGGCAG GGCCTTTGTGTACCTGAGTAACCTGCTGTACCCTGTGCCGCTCGTGCACCGCGTGGCCATCGTCAGTGAGAAGGGAGAGGTGAAGGGCTTCCTCAGGGTGGCAGTACAGGCCATCTCAG CTGATGAAGAAGCCCCTGACTATGGTTCTGGCGTAAGGCAGTCAGGAACCGCCAAGATATCCTTTGAGGACCAACAGTTTGAGAAG TTCCAGACAGAGTCGTGTTCCGGCGGCATGTCCCATTCTAACACCTCTCACGAAGAGCTACGCTTCGTGGAAGGGGAGGGACAGAACTCTGATGTAGGAGCTGACCCTGACGAGGTCAACAATAACACCTGTGCAG ACTTGTCCCCCGTCACAGCCACACCAGAGGTCCCCAGGAGCCCACTGAAGGGTGGTCTGGGTCTGGAGCTGcccctggagaaggccctgtccCACCTCCACATAGGCTCCACCTTCACCTTCAGGGTCACAGTCCTGCAGGCCTCCAGCATTTCCGCTGAGTATGCTGACATCTTCTGCCAGTTCAA AAACGACTCCATCCTCTCTTGGTTTAAACAAACAAAATTCTCATG CTTCATCCACCGACATGATGAGGCTTTCTCCACTGAGCCACTCAAGAACACTGGCAGAGGACCTCCGCTGGGATTCTACCATGTACAGAAT ATCACAGTAGAGGTTACCAAGTCGTTTGTGGAGTACATCAAGACCCAGCCCATCGTCTTTGAGGTGTTTGGCCACTATCAGAAACATCCATTCCCACCCCTCTGCAAAGACCTCATCAG TTCACACTTCTATTTCAGTCCCCTTCGACCTTCTAGGAGGCAGTTCCCAAGGGTCATGCCCTTGTCTAAACCAG TACCAGCCACCAAGCTGAATACCCTGACCCGTTCCACGGCCGGCCCATGCCACTCCAAATATGACCTCATGGCCTTCTTCGAGATCTGTGAGCTGGAGGCCAATGGAGA CTATATCCCTTCAGTGGTGGACCACAGAGGGGGCATGCCCTGCCACGGAACCTTCCTGCTTCATCAGGGCATCCAGCGGAGGATCACAGTCACCATAGCGCACGAGACAGGAAATGACGTGGAGTGGAAGGAGGTCAAGGAGCTGGTGGTGG GGCGGATCCGGAATACTCCAGAGGCTGATGAGACCATCATCGACCCCAACATCCTGTCTCTCAACATTCTATCTGCGGGCTACATCTGGCCCTCATATAATGACAA CATGTCCCTGGGAGTTGACCATAG GACGTTTTACCGATTTGAGGCGGCATGGGATAGCTCCATGCACAACTCCCTCCTCCTGAACCGTGTCACTCCCTATGGAGAAAAGATCTACATCACTCTCTCCGCTTACCTAGAG ATGGAGAACTGCACCCAACCAACAGTGATCACCAAAGACTTCTGTATGGTGTTCTACTCCCGTGACGCCAAGCTCCCCGCCTCTCGCTCCATCAGGAACCTCTTCAGCACCGGCTGTCTCAGGCCCTCAGAAAG taatcGTGTCACTGGAGTGTATGAAGTCAGTCTCTGCCATGTCGCTGATGCCGGAAGTCCCG GCATGCAGCGGCGGCGCAGGCGCGTCTTGGACACCTCGGTGGCATACGTCCGTGGGGAAGAGAACCTGGCTGGGTGGAGGCCCCGTAGCGACAGCCTCATCCTGGACCACCAATGGGAGCTGGAGAAACTCAGCCTTCTGCAGGAG GTGGAGAAGACCAGGCACTACCTGCTGCTGCGGGAGAAACTGGAGGCCACCCTGGCAGTGGGGCAGGACGCTCTCTGCAAGAGTGGTGACCTTAGCGACTTTGCCAAGAGCCCCATCCTCAGCCACTGCCTCGGGGGTAGCCCCGCCCTGGAGAGCCCCAGCCAGAGGCAGAGGGAGCTGGCTGCCAAG TGTCTGCGGCTGCTCATGCACACGTTCAACAGGGAGTACAGCCAG cTGTCTGAGATGTCAGCGTCGCTGATGTCTCCATCCTCTTCTAGTCTGAGCACGCTAACTCCGTCCTCTACTTGCCCCTCATTGGTGGAGAGACATTATGACATCAG ACACACTGAGCCCAGCTCTGGCGCTTCCAGCCCAGACCTGGACCCCTTCAGTCCTGTGGACAAGAAGAGGACCCTGGGTAGAGGCTGCACCTTCGTCCCTGACATCCAGGAGATCCGCGTCAG CCCCATCGTGTCTAAGAAAGGCTACCTACACTTCCTGGAGCCCCACACCAGTGGCTGGGTGAAGCGCTATGTAGTGGTGCGCCGGCCCTACGTCTACCTGTACCGCAACGAGAGGGACAGTGTGGAGCGTTCCGTCATCAACCTTTCCTCCGCCCAGGTGGAATACAGCGAGGACAAGCAGACTCTCCTCCGG
- the LOC112260180 gene encoding kinesin-like protein KIF1A isoform X5, which produces MAGASVKVAVRVRPFNSREIGKDSKCIIQMSGNTTTIINPKQPKENKSYNFDYSYWSHTTPEDINYHSQKQVYKDIGEEMLLHAFEGYNVCIFAYGQTGSGKSYTMMGKQDQKDQQGIIPLLCEDLFTKISDSNKENSLSYSVEVSYMEIYCERVRDLLNPKNKGNLRVREHPLMGPYVEDLSKLAVTSYNDIQDLMESGNKARTVAATNMNETSSRSHAVFNIIFTQKKHDMDSENTSEKVSKISLVDLAGSERADSTGAKGTRLKEGANINKSLTTLGKVISALAEVDSAPNKNKKKKKVESHIPYRDSVLTWLLRENLGGNSRTAMVAALSPADINYDETLSTLRYADRAKQIRCNAVINEDPNNRLVRELKEEVCRLKDLLYAQGLGDIIDTYRCPDPVIAGLKTFQPGDYAANLCDYKNFVNNRQAVNQTGDLSTVTNAMTGMSPSPSLSALSSRAGSMANLHDRIFSPASEEAIERLKETEKIIAELNETWEEKLRRTEDIRMQREALLAEMGVAMREDGGTVGVFSPKKTPHLVNLNEDPLMSECLLYYIKDGTTKVGRDDARSRQDIVLSGHFIQDEHCTFSSTAGSGGEGNVILEPCEGAEIYVNGKLVTTPTLLRSGNRIIMGKSHVFRFNDPEQARQERERTPCAETPVEPVDWAFAQRELLEKQGIDMKQEMESRLQELEDQYRREREEASNLLEQQRLDYESKLEALQKQVDRNSRYLESPDEEEEPEEEVFPIVPWTKREMELASWAFRKWRFYQFTSLRDLLWGNAIFLKEANAISVELKKKVQFQFVLLTDTLYSPLPPDLLPPSVAMEREKRPFPSTIVAVEVQDQKNGATHYWTLEKLRQRLDLMREMYDRAAEVPSSTVEDCDQALTGGDPFYDRFPWFRLVGRAFVYLSNLLYPVPLVHRVAIVSEKGEVKGFLRVAVQAISADEEAPDYGSGVRQSGTAKISFEDQQFEKFQTESCSGGMSHSNTSHEELRFVEGEGQNSDVGADPDEVNNNTCADLSPVTATPEVPRSPLKGGLGLELPLEKALSHLHIGSTFTFRVTVLQASSISAEYADIFCQFKNDSILSWFKQTKFSCFIHRHDEAFSTEPLKNTGRGPPLGFYHVQNITVEVTKSFVEYIKTQPIVFEVFGHYQKHPFPPLCKDLISSHFYFSPLRPSRRQFPRVMPLSKPVPATKLNTLTRSTAGPCHSKYDLMAFFEICELEANGDYIPSVVDHRGGMPCHGTFLLHQGIQRRITVTIAHETGNDVEWKEVKELVVGRIRNTPEADETIIDPNILSLNILSAGYIWPSYNDKTFYRFEAAWDSSMHNSLLLNRVTPYGEKIYITLSAYLEMENCTQPTVITKDFCMVFYSRDAKLPASRSIRNLFSTGCLRPSESNRVTGVYEVSLCHVADAGSPGMQRRRRRVLDTSVAYVRGEENLAGWRPRSDSLILDHQWELEKLSLLQEVEKTRHYLLLREKLEATLAVGQDALCKSGDLSDFAKSPILSHCLGGSPALESPSQRQRELAAKCLRLLMHTFNREYSQVSSSASESKLSEMSASLMSPSSSSLSTLTPSSTCPSLVERHYDIRHTEPSSGASSPDLDPFSPVDKKRTLGRGCTFVPDIQEIRVSPIVSKKGYLHFLEPHTSGWVKRYVVVRRPYVYLYRNERDSVERSVINLSSAQVEYSEDKQTLLRTPNTFAVCTEHRGILLQASNDKEMHDWLYAFNPLLAGTIRSKLSRRKSGQRM; this is translated from the exons ATGGCGGGGGCTTCAGTGAAGGTGGCCGTCCGGGTCCGTCCCTTCAACTCTCGAGAGATCGGGAAGGACAGCAAGTGCATCATCCAGATGTCAGGGAACACCACAA CAATCATAAACCCCAAACAGCCGAAGGAGAACAAGAGCTATAACTTCGACTACTCTTACTGGTCACACACAACA CCAGAGGACATCAACTATCATTCCCAGAAGCAGGTGTACAAGGACATTGGGGAGGAGATGTTGCTGCATGCCTTTGAGGGATACAATGTTTGTATCTTTGCCTATGGCCAGACTGGATCTGGGAAGAGCTACACCATGATGGGCAAGCAGGACCAGAAGGATCAGCAAGGCATCATCCCTCTG CTGTGTGAGGACCTATTCACCAAGATAAGTGACAGCAATAAGGAAAACAGCTTGTCCTACTCTGTGGAG GTGAGCTACATGGAGATCTACTGTGAGCGTGTGCGGGACCTGCTGAACCCGAAGAACAAGGGGAACCTGCGTGTGAGAGAGCACCCCTTGATGGGGCCCTACGTGGAGGACCTGTCCAAGCTGGCCGTTACCTCCTACAATGACATCCAGGACCTCATGGAGTCTGGCAACAAGGCCAG GACGGTGGCAGCCACCAACATGAACGAGACCAGCAGCCGCTCTCATGCTGTCTTCAACATCATCTTCACGCAGAAGAAACACGACATGGATTCAGAAAACACATCTGAGAAG GTGAGCAAGATCAGCCTGGTGGATCTGGCTGGGAGTGAGAGAGCAGACTCTACAGGAGCCAAAGGAACCAGGCTGAAG GAAGGAGCAAATATCAATAAATCTTTGACCACACTGGGGAAAGTCATCTCTGCATTAGCTGAAGTG GACTCAGCACCAAATAAG aacaagaagaagaagaaggtggAGAGCCACATCCCCTATAGAGACTCAGTGCTGACCTGGCTTCTTAGAGAGAATCTGG GAGGTAACTCTCGCACCGCCATGGTGGCAGCCCTCAGCCCTGCTGACATCAACTATGACGAGACCCTGAGCACCCTCAG GTATGCTGACCGCGCCAAACAGATCCGCTGTAACGCCGTCATCAACGAGGACCCCAACAACCGTCTGGTGCGTGagctgaaggaggaggtgtgcCGACTCAAGGATCTCCTCTACGCCCAGGGCCTGGGAGATATCATAGACA cGTATCGATGTCCCGATCCTGTGATAGCTGGTTTGAAAA CCTTTCAGCCTGGAGATTATGCTGCAA ACTTGTGCGATTACAAGAACTTTGTCAATAATCGCCAGGCTGTCAATCAAACGGGTGATCTATCCACAGTGACCAATGCCATGACTGGGATGagcccttccccctctctctccgccctgTCCAGCCGTGCGGGCTCCATGGCAAACCTGCATGACCGCATCTTCAGCCCTGCCTCTGAGGAGGCCATAGAGAGACTCAag GAAACAGAGAAAATCATTGCTGAGCTTAATGAGACATGGGAGGAGAAGCTGCGCCGTACTGAAGATATCCGGATGCAGAG GGAGGCCCTACTGGCTGAGATGGGTGTGGCCATGAGAGAAGATGGAGGCACCGTGGGCGTGTTCTCCCCCAAGAAG ACCCCTCACCTGGTGAACCTGAATGAGGACCCACTGATGTCTGAGTGCTTACTCTACTACATCAAAGATGGGACCACCAA GGTTGGACGTGACGACGCCAGAAGTCGCCAGGACATTGTGCTCAGTGGCCATTTTATCCAAGACGAGCACTGCACCTTCAGTAGCACCGCAGGCTCCGGCGGAGAAG GGAATGTCATCCTGGAGCCCTGCGAGGGGGCTGAGATCTACGTCAACGGGAAACTGGTGACCACGCCTACTCTGCTTCGTTCAG GAAATCGCATTATCATGGGGAAGAGCCATGTGTTCCGCTTCAATGACCCGGAGCAGGCGCGGCAGGAGCGGGAGAGGACGCCCTGCGCCGAGACCCCCGTGGAGCCCGTGGACTGGGCCTTCGCCCAGAGAGAGCTGCTGGAGAAACAGGGCATCGACATGAAGCAGGAGATGGAGTCAAG GCTTCAAGAGTTAGAAGATCAATACCGCCGAGAACGAGAGGAGGCCAGTAACCTTCTGGAACAACAGAGACTG GACTATGAGAGTAAACTGGAAGCCCTGCAGAAACAGGTGGACAGAAACTCCCGTTACCTGGAGTCCCCAGACGAAGAAGAGGAGCCTGAGGAGGAAG TTTTTCCCATAGTTCCGTGGACAAAGCGTGAGATGGAGCTTGCATCCTGGGCGTTCCGTAAGTGGCGTTTCTACCAGTTCACCTCCCTCAGGGACCTGCTGTGGGGCAATGCCATCTTCCTCAAGGAAGCCAACGCCATCAGTGTGGAGCTCAAGAAGAAG GTCCAGTTCCAGTTTGTGCTCCTGACAGACACACTGTACTCCCCGTTGCCCCCGGACCTGCTGCCCCCCAGCGTGGCCATGGAGCGGGAGAAACGGCCCTTCCCCAGCACCATCGTAGCTGTGGAGGTCCAGGACCAGAAGAACGGGGCCACACATTACTGGACCCTGGAGAAActcag ACAGAGGCTGGACCTGATGAGGGAGATGTACGACCGTGCGGCGGAGGTTCCTAGCAGCACTGTGGAGGACTGTGACCAGGCTCTGACTGGAGGAGACCCCTTTTATGACCGCTTCCCATGGTTCCGTCTGGTGGGCAG GGCCTTTGTGTACCTGAGTAACCTGCTGTACCCTGTGCCGCTCGTGCACCGCGTGGCCATCGTCAGTGAGAAGGGAGAGGTGAAGGGCTTCCTCAGGGTGGCAGTACAGGCCATCTCAG CTGATGAAGAAGCCCCTGACTATGGTTCTGGCGTAAGGCAGTCAGGAACCGCCAAGATATCCTTTGAGGACCAACAGTTTGAGAAG TTCCAGACAGAGTCGTGTTCCGGCGGCATGTCCCATTCTAACACCTCTCACGAAGAGCTACGCTTCGTGGAAGGGGAGGGACAGAACTCTGATGTAGGAGCTGACCCTGACGAGGTCAACAATAACACCTGTGCAG ACTTGTCCCCCGTCACAGCCACACCAGAGGTCCCCAGGAGCCCACTGAAGGGTGGTCTGGGTCTGGAGCTGcccctggagaaggccctgtccCACCTCCACATAGGCTCCACCTTCACCTTCAGGGTCACAGTCCTGCAGGCCTCCAGCATTTCCGCTGAGTATGCTGACATCTTCTGCCAGTTCAA AAACGACTCCATCCTCTCTTGGTTTAAACAAACAAAATTCTCATG CTTCATCCACCGACATGATGAGGCTTTCTCCACTGAGCCACTCAAGAACACTGGCAGAGGACCTCCGCTGGGATTCTACCATGTACAGAAT ATCACAGTAGAGGTTACCAAGTCGTTTGTGGAGTACATCAAGACCCAGCCCATCGTCTTTGAGGTGTTTGGCCACTATCAGAAACATCCATTCCCACCCCTCTGCAAAGACCTCATCAG TTCACACTTCTATTTCAGTCCCCTTCGACCTTCTAGGAGGCAGTTCCCAAGGGTCATGCCCTTGTCTAAACCAG TACCAGCCACCAAGCTGAATACCCTGACCCGTTCCACGGCCGGCCCATGCCACTCCAAATATGACCTCATGGCCTTCTTCGAGATCTGTGAGCTGGAGGCCAATGGAGA CTATATCCCTTCAGTGGTGGACCACAGAGGGGGCATGCCCTGCCACGGAACCTTCCTGCTTCATCAGGGCATCCAGCGGAGGATCACAGTCACCATAGCGCACGAGACAGGAAATGACGTGGAGTGGAAGGAGGTCAAGGAGCTGGTGGTGG GGCGGATCCGGAATACTCCAGAGGCTGATGAGACCATCATCGACCCCAACATCCTGTCTCTCAACATTCTATCTGCGGGCTACATCTGGCCCTCATATAATGACAA GACGTTTTACCGATTTGAGGCGGCATGGGATAGCTCCATGCACAACTCCCTCCTCCTGAACCGTGTCACTCCCTATGGAGAAAAGATCTACATCACTCTCTCCGCTTACCTAGAG ATGGAGAACTGCACCCAACCAACAGTGATCACCAAAGACTTCTGTATGGTGTTCTACTCCCGTGACGCCAAGCTCCCCGCCTCTCGCTCCATCAGGAACCTCTTCAGCACCGGCTGTCTCAGGCCCTCAGAAAG taatcGTGTCACTGGAGTGTATGAAGTCAGTCTCTGCCATGTCGCTGATGCCGGAAGTCCCG GCATGCAGCGGCGGCGCAGGCGCGTCTTGGACACCTCGGTGGCATACGTCCGTGGGGAAGAGAACCTGGCTGGGTGGAGGCCCCGTAGCGACAGCCTCATCCTGGACCACCAATGGGAGCTGGAGAAACTCAGCCTTCTGCAGGAG GTGGAGAAGACCAGGCACTACCTGCTGCTGCGGGAGAAACTGGAGGCCACCCTGGCAGTGGGGCAGGACGCTCTCTGCAAGAGTGGTGACCTTAGCGACTTTGCCAAGAGCCCCATCCTCAGCCACTGCCTCGGGGGTAGCCCCGCCCTGGAGAGCCCCAGCCAGAGGCAGAGGGAGCTGGCTGCCAAG TGTCTGCGGCTGCTCATGCACACGTTCAACAGGGAGTACAGCCAGGTGAGCAGCAGTGCCAGTGAGAGCAAG cTGTCTGAGATGTCAGCGTCGCTGATGTCTCCATCCTCTTCTAGTCTGAGCACGCTAACTCCGTCCTCTACTTGCCCCTCATTGGTGGAGAGACATTATGACATCAG ACACACTGAGCCCAGCTCTGGCGCTTCCAGCCCAGACCTGGACCCCTTCAGTCCTGTGGACAAGAAGAGGACCCTGGGTAGAGGCTGCACCTTCGTCCCTGACATCCAGGAGATCCGCGTCAG CCCCATCGTGTCTAAGAAAGGCTACCTACACTTCCTGGAGCCCCACACCAGTGGCTGGGTGAAGCGCTATGTAGTGGTGCGCCGGCCCTACGTCTACCTGTACCGCAACGAGAGGGACAGTGTGGAGCGTTCCGTCATCAACCTTTCCTCCGCCCAGGTGGAATACAGCGAGGACAAGCAGACTCTCCTCCGG